One region of Roseovarius faecimaris genomic DNA includes:
- a CDS encoding extracellular solute-binding protein, translating to MKRLLTTSAMALSLMAGAAMAEGKLVIYHWFEYIPQELLDKFSEEYGVEVTMDTYDSNEALLASLKAGAIGTYDVAVPGDYMVKIMAGEGLLDEIGEGELQNMGNIAPEWADPAFDPGRKHSIPYQWGSTSFMVNRDVYQGEINTTDIIFNPPEELKGKINVLDTPGETLTLASMHLGIPQCSTDRDQLKALNDLVQGAKGDWASFNSDTAKEVLVSGDAAAGMIWNGFGAKAREEGANVEYAYPEQGLIVWMDNVVLLKDAPNRENALKFMDFLLEPENAAAVTNYARYTAGVTGVEPHLDEALTTMPEQNPPAGTKTAFVEVCDAETQAVYDQIWTNLKK from the coding sequence ATGAAACGACTTCTGACAACGAGTGCCATGGCTTTGAGCCTGATGGCGGGGGCAGCGATGGCCGAGGGCAAGCTGGTGATCTATCACTGGTTCGAATACATCCCGCAGGAGCTTCTGGACAAGTTCTCGGAGGAGTATGGCGTCGAGGTGACGATGGACACCTATGACAGCAACGAGGCGCTGCTGGCCTCGCTCAAGGCCGGGGCCATCGGCACCTATGACGTGGCCGTGCCGGGCGATTACATGGTCAAGATCATGGCGGGTGAGGGCCTGCTGGATGAGATCGGCGAGGGCGAGCTTCAGAATATGGGCAATATCGCCCCGGAATGGGCCGATCCCGCGTTTGATCCCGGCCGGAAACATTCGATCCCCTATCAGTGGGGCTCGACCTCGTTCATGGTCAACCGTGATGTCTATCAGGGCGAGATCAACACCACCGACATCATCTTCAACCCGCCTGAAGAGCTGAAGGGCAAGATCAACGTGCTCGACACGCCGGGTGAGACGCTGACCCTGGCGTCGATGCATCTGGGCATCCCGCAATGCAGCACCGACCGCGATCAGCTCAAGGCGCTCAACGATCTGGTGCAGGGGGCCAAGGGCGACTGGGCCTCGTTCAACTCGGATACCGCCAAGGAAGTGCTGGTGTCCGGGGATGCGGCTGCGGGCATGATCTGGAACGGCTTTGGCGCCAAGGCGCGTGAGGAAGGCGCGAATGTGGAATATGCCTATCCCGAGCAGGGCCTGATCGTGTGGATGGACAATGTCGTTCTGCTGAAAGATGCGCCCAACCGTGAGAACGCGCTGAAATTCATGGACTTCCTGCTGGAGCCCGAGAATGCGGCGGCGGTGACCAACTATGCGCGCTACACGGCAGGGGTGACCGGGGTGGAGCCGCATCTGGATGAGGCATTGACCACCATGCCCGAACAAAATCCGCCCGCAGGCACCAAGACGGCTTTTGTCGAGGTCTGCGATGCGGAAACGCAAGCGGTCTATGACCAGATCTGGACCAATCTGAAGAAGTGA
- a CDS encoding ABC transporter permease has product MARKYSIKHLPGFLPITILCLVVLYAPLLVVTVYSFNDSNSITIWEGVSLRWYADVFTGPESAKFKEAAWNSFTIAIIAATCATTIATLAATGMIRGGRFRLRTVSFGLISLPLMVPEIVTAVATLIFFNSIGFTRGYMTILLAHIAFCIPFAYMPIAARMSGIEDSYEQAALDLYASKYQAFTKILLPLMMPGIISGFLLAFIISLDDFIITNFVKGAGVETLPTAIFGAVKQGIKPNIMAISTMLLAVSILMVTISYFVSKTDNTK; this is encoded by the coding sequence ATGGCGCGGAAATATTCGATCAAGCACCTGCCGGGGTTCCTGCCGATCACCATCCTGTGCCTCGTGGTGCTTTATGCGCCACTGTTGGTGGTCACGGTTTATTCCTTCAATGACAGCAATTCGATCACGATCTGGGAAGGGGTCAGCCTGCGCTGGTATGCGGACGTGTTCACCGGGCCGGAAAGTGCCAAGTTCAAAGAGGCGGCCTGGAACAGCTTCACTATCGCGATCATCGCCGCCACCTGCGCCACGACGATTGCCACGCTCGCGGCGACCGGCATGATCCGGGGCGGGCGGTTTCGCCTGCGCACGGTCAGCTTCGGCCTGATCAGCCTGCCGCTCATGGTGCCCGAGATCGTCACCGCCGTGGCGACGCTGATCTTTTTCAACTCGATTGGCTTCACCCGGGGGTACATGACCATTTTGCTGGCGCATATCGCCTTCTGCATCCCCTTTGCCTATATGCCCATCGCCGCGCGGATGAGCGGGATCGAAGACAGTTACGAGCAGGCGGCGCTCGATCTTTACGCGTCGAAGTATCAGGCCTTCACCAAGATCCTGCTGCCGCTGATGATGCCGGGGATCATTTCGGGCTTTCTTCTGGCCTTCATCATCAGTCTGGATGACTTCATCATCACCAATTTCGTCAAGGGGGCCGGGGTCGAAACCCTGCCCACCGCCATCTTCGGTGCCGTCAAACAGGGCATCAAGCCCAATATCATGGCGATTTCCACCATGCTGCTGGCGGTGTCGATCCTGATGGTGACAATCTCGTATTTCGTGAGCAAAACGGATAATACCAAGTAA